In Deinococcus maricopensis DSM 21211, one genomic interval encodes:
- the mgrA gene encoding L-glyceraldehyde 3-phosphate reductase, with amino-acid sequence MTTYRAHEDRYDHMTYQRTGRSGVHLPAISLGLWHNFGGVDRLENARAMVHRAFDLGITHFDLANNYGPPPGSAEETFGRLLAGDLRPYRDELIISSKAGYTMWNGPYGDWGSRKYLIASLDQSLRRMGLDYVDVFYHHRPDPNTPLEETMGALDHIVRSGRALYVGLSNYSPEGTREAARILRDLGTPCLIHQPSYSMMNRHVERGLLDVLREEGIGSIVFSPLQQGLLTDKYLRGIPEDSRAAQTTSPFLRPEQVTDDYLARARQLNALAQERGQTLAQMALAWVLRRPEVTSALIGASRPEQIDDAVGALNHREFSHDELTRIDTILG; translated from the coding sequence CTCCCTCGGCCTGTGGCACAACTTCGGCGGCGTCGACCGCCTCGAAAACGCCCGTGCCATGGTGCACCGCGCCTTCGACCTCGGCATCACCCACTTCGACCTCGCCAACAACTACGGCCCGCCCCCCGGCAGCGCCGAAGAAACCTTCGGGCGCCTCCTCGCCGGCGACCTCCGCCCGTACCGCGACGAGCTGATCATCAGCAGCAAAGCCGGGTACACCATGTGGAACGGCCCGTACGGCGACTGGGGCTCCCGCAAATACCTCATCGCCAGCCTCGACCAGAGCCTGCGGCGCATGGGCCTCGACTACGTCGACGTCTTTTACCACCACCGCCCCGACCCCAACACCCCCCTCGAAGAAACCATGGGCGCCCTCGACCACATCGTCCGCAGCGGCCGCGCCCTGTACGTCGGCCTCAGCAACTACTCCCCCGAAGGCACCCGCGAAGCCGCGCGCATCCTCCGCGACCTCGGCACGCCCTGCCTGATTCACCAGCCCAGCTACAGCATGATGAACCGCCACGTCGAACGCGGCCTGCTCGACGTGCTCCGCGAGGAAGGCATCGGCAGCATCGTCTTCTCCCCGCTGCAGCAGGGCCTCCTCACCGACAAGTACCTGCGCGGCATCCCCGAGGACTCCCGCGCCGCGCAGACCACCAGCCCCTTCCTGCGCCCCGAACAGGTCACCGACGACTACCTTGCCCGCGCGCGGCAGCTCAACGCCCTCGCGCAGGAACGCGGCCAGACGCTCGCGCAGATGGCCCTCGCGTGGGTACTGCGCCGCCCGGAAGTCACGTCCGCCCTCATCGGCGCGAGCCGTCCCGAACAGATCGACGACGCCGTCGGCGCCCTGAACCACCGCGAATTCAGCCACGACGAACTCACGCGGATCGACACCATCCTCGGCTGA
- a CDS encoding NUDIX hydrolase, with product MTRQTRTLPIKRAAHVYLVQDGKMLLVTERMDDGAIFYGLPGGKALAGESLADAAVRQVRVETGLTVTDLRFVSLLEGEMLTGTSNECYANFARFTANFEGTLNPTDPEVLGCEWVPFDQVLNLVRFGPPPEVEERNPLIWVPTRDFLSGTPRTYYPI from the coding sequence GTGACACGCCAGACCCGCACCCTGCCCATCAAACGGGCCGCCCACGTCTACCTCGTCCAGGACGGCAAGATGCTCCTCGTCACCGAACGCATGGACGACGGCGCCATCTTCTACGGCCTGCCCGGCGGTAAAGCCCTCGCTGGCGAAAGCCTGGCGGACGCTGCCGTCCGCCAGGTCCGCGTCGAAACGGGCCTGACCGTCACCGACCTGCGCTTCGTCAGCCTTCTCGAAGGCGAAATGCTCACCGGCACCAGCAACGAATGCTACGCGAACTTCGCGCGCTTCACCGCCAACTTCGAAGGCACCCTCAACCCCACCGACCCGGAAGTACTGGGCTGCGAATGGGTGCCGTTCGATCAGGTCCTGAACCTCGTCCGGTTCGGCCCGCCTCCCGAAGTCGAGGAACGCAACCCGCTCATCTGGGTGCCCACCCGCGACTTCCTGAGCGGCACGCCCCGCACGTACTACCCCATCTGA
- a CDS encoding DsbA family protein, with protein sequence MNRTLLTAALSVLGVAAAQVAYPASNYARLTGGTAASATASTTSVRVGGGTVTVTTAGGLAARFAYSGPTDDTASAARALIATETDMDAPVTAAQAKQLAGAFDKIRAQVLGKGPVPLGFADGLDFTLDWTASRLTFTVAPHEYTGFGADRYVLGKGGPVIREFSDFQCPYCRELHDDVFPALQRDLIGKGLARFSYRHFPLSFHQNAMPLALGGECAAQQGKFWAYHDVAFTVTSPVTAAKQLGLNLTTFQTCLKDPAVQALVKADMKVGDAVDVQGTPSLYVGPFKVQNWTDAASIGNYVKLVTALGK encoded by the coding sequence ATGAACCGCACCCTCCTGACCGCCGCCCTGAGCGTCCTCGGCGTTGCCGCCGCGCAGGTCGCGTACCCTGCCAGCAACTACGCCCGCCTGACCGGCGGCACCGCTGCCTCCGCTACGGCCTCCACCACGAGCGTCCGCGTCGGGGGTGGCACCGTCACGGTCACGACCGCCGGCGGCCTCGCGGCCCGCTTCGCGTACAGCGGCCCCACCGACGACACCGCCAGTGCCGCGCGCGCCCTGATCGCCACGGAAACCGACATGGACGCGCCCGTCACGGCCGCGCAGGCCAAACAGCTCGCGGGCGCATTCGACAAGATCCGCGCGCAAGTGCTCGGCAAGGGGCCCGTGCCGCTGGGCTTCGCGGACGGCCTGGACTTCACGCTCGACTGGACCGCCAGCCGCCTGACCTTCACGGTCGCGCCGCACGAGTACACAGGGTTCGGCGCGGACCGGTACGTGCTCGGCAAGGGCGGCCCGGTCATCCGCGAATTCTCGGACTTCCAGTGCCCGTACTGCCGTGAACTGCACGACGACGTCTTCCCCGCCCTGCAGCGTGACCTGATCGGGAAGGGGCTGGCGCGCTTCAGCTACCGGCACTTCCCGCTCAGCTTCCACCAGAACGCCATGCCGCTCGCGCTGGGCGGCGAGTGCGCCGCCCAGCAGGGGAAATTCTGGGCGTACCACGACGTGGCATTCACCGTCACGTCCCCGGTCACCGCCGCGAAACAGCTCGGGCTGAACCTCACCACGTTCCAGACCTGCCTGAAGGACCCCGCCGTGCAGGCCCTCGTGAAGGCCGACATGAAGGTCGGCGACGCCGTCGACGTGCAGGGCACACCCAGTCTGTACGTCGGGCCGTTCAAGGTTCAGAACTGGACGGACGCGGCGTCCATCGGGAATTACGTGAAGCTCGTGACGGCACTCGGCAAGTGA
- a CDS encoding DNA-3-methyladenine glycosylase: MLTPAFFDRDPVLVARELLGAHLVRVVPDGVMVARVVETEAYDCPRDPACYVLKRLAGASELMGGPAGRYYLHRAYEHLLLNVTCAPEGREAAVLIRAAEPLAGADLMRMYRPVRRDVDLTNGPAKLMTALHITPDYQGEAVTHPTLHFVAGASVPDADVRVTSRVGLKRGAHLPWRFLLDGHAFVSPGKPSMDL; encoded by the coding sequence GTGCTCACGCCTGCGTTCTTCGACCGTGACCCCGTGCTCGTCGCGCGCGAGCTGTTGGGCGCCCACCTCGTGCGGGTCGTCCCGGACGGCGTCATGGTCGCGCGCGTCGTGGAAACCGAAGCGTACGACTGCCCGCGCGACCCTGCCTGCTACGTCCTCAAGCGCCTCGCCGGCGCGAGCGAACTGATGGGCGGCCCCGCTGGACGGTACTACCTGCACCGCGCGTACGAGCACCTGCTCCTGAACGTCACCTGCGCCCCCGAAGGGCGCGAGGCGGCCGTGCTTATCCGCGCCGCCGAGCCGCTCGCGGGCGCGGACCTCATGCGGATGTACCGGCCCGTGCGGCGCGACGTGGACCTCACGAACGGCCCCGCGAAGCTCATGACGGCGCTGCACATCACGCCGGATTACCAGGGCGAGGCGGTCACGCACCCCACCCTGCACTTCGTGGCGGGCGCGAGCGTGCCCGACGCGGACGTGCGCGTCACGTCCCGCGTGGGCCTGAAACGCGGCGCGCACCTGCCGTGGCGCTTCTTGCTGGACGGGCACGCGTTCGTCTCACCGGGAAAGCCGAGCATGGACCTGTAA
- a CDS encoding antibiotic biosynthesis monooxygenase — translation MTESFSADQSVTLVISELVREGHIDAYERWARELHALQNQQPGFLGVNVIRPSDPAHPEYVTIVRFATYEALRTWQESPQYRERIQRLQDLIVGDVHYQNASGLQLWFDRPSRPAPAPAFWKQVLVGVVGVYPLIMLFSTLTSPVTSAWPGWLATLTTATLSTLFLTYPVLPLLTRWLRPWLYPTSR, via the coding sequence ATGACTGAATCTTTCTCTGCCGACCAGAGCGTCACACTGGTCATTTCCGAACTGGTCCGCGAGGGCCACATTGACGCCTACGAACGCTGGGCCCGCGAACTGCACGCCCTGCAGAACCAACAACCCGGCTTCCTGGGCGTGAACGTCATCCGCCCCAGCGACCCCGCCCACCCGGAGTACGTCACCATCGTGCGTTTCGCGACGTACGAGGCGCTGCGCACCTGGCAGGAATCCCCGCAGTACCGCGAACGCATCCAGCGCCTGCAGGACCTGATCGTCGGGGACGTGCACTACCAGAACGCCTCCGGGCTGCAGCTGTGGTTCGACCGGCCCTCGCGGCCTGCGCCCGCCCCGGCCTTCTGGAAGCAGGTGCTGGTCGGCGTCGTCGGCGTGTACCCGCTGATCATGCTGTTCAGCACGCTCACCTCGCCCGTCACGAGCGCGTGGCCGGGCTGGCTGGCGACCCTCACCACCGCGACGCTCTCGACGCTGTTCCTCACGTACCCGGTGCTGCCGCTGCTCACGCGCTGGCTGCGCCCCTGGCTGTACCCCACGAGCCGCTGA
- the rlmB gene encoding 23S rRNA (guanosine(2251)-2'-O)-methyltransferase RlmB — MLLYGRNPVLEALRDGRVTEVLVARGVEDAFVRELKATDVRVRFAPRIELDQLAGTTAHQGVIAEVEDLEWATVDDILDRAESRGEDLLVVLLDGITDPRNFGAIIRSAEVLGAHGVIVEERRSAPLSPVVAKTAAGATSYLPVAQTKNLPRLIDQLKTDGVWVYGAAGEAARDLRELDYRGKLALVIGAEGEGLRRLVREKCDELVSIPVRGRVQSLNASVAASILLYQALAGREPGGRGK; from the coding sequence ATGCTGCTGTATGGCCGGAACCCTGTCCTTGAAGCCCTGCGTGACGGTCGCGTCACCGAAGTCCTCGTCGCGCGCGGCGTCGAGGACGCCTTCGTCCGCGAATTGAAGGCGACGGACGTGCGTGTGCGTTTCGCGCCGCGCATCGAACTCGATCAGCTGGCGGGCACCACCGCGCACCAAGGCGTCATCGCCGAGGTCGAGGACCTCGAGTGGGCGACCGTGGATGACATCCTCGACCGCGCGGAGAGCCGCGGGGAGGATCTGCTGGTGGTGCTGCTCGACGGCATCACCGACCCGCGCAACTTCGGCGCGATCATCCGCAGCGCCGAGGTGCTCGGCGCGCACGGCGTGATCGTCGAGGAGCGCCGCAGCGCGCCGCTGTCGCCCGTCGTGGCAAAGACGGCGGCGGGCGCGACCAGTTACCTGCCGGTGGCGCAGACGAAGAACCTGCCGCGCCTCATCGATCAGCTCAAGACGGACGGCGTGTGGGTATACGGCGCGGCCGGTGAGGCCGCGCGCGACCTGCGGGAGCTTGATTACCGCGGGAAGCTCGCGCTGGTGATCGGCGCGGAAGGGGAGGGCCTGCGCCGCCTTGTGCGCGAGAAATGCGACGAGCTCGTGAGCATCCCCGTGCGTGGGCGCGTACAGAGCCTGAACGCCTCGGTCGCGGCGAGCATCCTGCTGTACCAGGCGCTCGCGGGCCGCGAGCCGGGGGGGCGCGGCAAGTGA
- a CDS encoding aldose 1-epimerase produces MTPRVETLTGTHFTLEVLPDVGASVLNLRAASGRPVLRPVRPEDVQSSSNAASFTLMPFSNRVRDAHFTFAGRDVQLRVTTKDGLTQHGDVRNRPWTVTRTPDALHAALNSRDHADLNWPWTFTAGVTYELRGATLTTHLTLTNADAQPMPAGFGIHPYFARRADGVDPALTLGAACVYDTDDRALPLGAARPVTPELDYRSARVIGNATLDRVYTTWDGEARLDWGVRALHLRADPVFGHVVVFTAPDGSLALEPVSNATDGFNLMARGVAGHGVVTLAPGETLSGRIDLTLHGDWS; encoded by the coding sequence GTGACGCCGCGCGTGGAGACGCTGACGGGCACGCACTTCACGCTGGAGGTGCTGCCGGACGTCGGCGCGAGCGTGTTGAACCTGCGCGCCGCGTCTGGACGGCCCGTGCTGCGCCCCGTGCGCCCCGAGGACGTGCAGAGCAGCAGCAACGCGGCGAGCTTCACGCTGATGCCGTTCAGCAACCGCGTCCGCGACGCGCACTTCACGTTCGCGGGCCGGGACGTGCAGTTGCGCGTCACCACCAAAGACGGTCTCACGCAGCACGGCGACGTCCGCAACCGCCCCTGGACGGTCACGCGCACGCCGGACGCGCTGCACGCCGCGCTCAACAGCCGCGACCACGCGGACCTGAACTGGCCGTGGACGTTCACGGCGGGCGTGACGTACGAACTGCGCGGCGCGACGCTCACCACGCACCTCACCCTCACGAACGCGGACGCGCAGCCCATGCCCGCCGGGTTCGGCATTCACCCGTACTTCGCGCGGCGCGCCGACGGCGTAGACCCGGCGCTCACGCTCGGCGCCGCGTGCGTGTACGACACGGACGACCGCGCCCTGCCGCTCGGCGCGGCCCGCCCGGTCACGCCGGAACTGGATTACCGCTCGGCGCGCGTCATCGGGAACGCCACGCTGGACCGCGTGTACACCACGTGGGACGGCGAGGCGCGGCTCGACTGGGGCGTGCGCGCCCTGCACCTGCGCGCGGATCCAGTATTCGGGCACGTGGTCGTGTTCACGGCGCCCGACGGCAGCCTCGCGCTTGAACCGGTGTCGAACGCCACGGACGGCTTCAACCTGATGGCGCGCGGCGTCGCCGGGCATGGCGTGGTCACGCTCGCGCCCGGCGAGACGCTGAGTGGCCGCATTGACTTGACCCTGCACGGCGACTGGTCCTGA
- a CDS encoding Lrp/AsnC family transcriptional regulator produces the protein MTPSDRLLDEINRQLLDALQRDARTPFSELGRAVGLSAPAVAERVRRLEDAGLIRAYRAVLEPAALGYALQAYVRLTVDRGEDDAFIAHARATPEILVADRVTGSDCYVLRVAVTGVAHLEAAITALKAFGTPTTSLILSSVKDDVILQPPHR, from the coding sequence ATGACGCCTTCGGATCGCCTGCTCGATGAGATCAACCGGCAACTGCTGGACGCGCTGCAACGCGACGCCCGCACGCCCTTCAGCGAACTGGGCCGCGCCGTCGGGCTGAGCGCTCCCGCCGTCGCAGAACGCGTGCGCCGCCTGGAGGACGCGGGCCTCATCCGCGCGTACCGTGCAGTGCTGGAACCCGCCGCGCTCGGGTACGCCCTGCAGGCGTACGTGCGCCTCACCGTGGACCGCGGTGAGGACGACGCGTTCATCGCGCACGCGCGGGCCACGCCGGAAATCCTCGTCGCGGACCGCGTGACCGGCAGCGACTGCTACGTCCTGCGGGTGGCCGTCACGGGGGTGGCGCACCTCGAAGCGGCCATCACGGCCCTTAAGGCGTTCGGGACGCCCACCACGTCCCTGATCCTGTCGAGCGTGAAGGACGACGTGATCCTCCAGCCCCCCCACCGCTGA
- the yedA gene encoding drug/metabolite exporter YedA, producing MTATPSALARTAPTPLLIGLALAVVYVVWGSTYFGIKVAISSLPPLGMLALRFLVAGAVLYAVLVARGARTPSAREWRSSLIVGTLLLGGGTGLVTLAEREASSSVAAMVIAISPLFASLFARFWGERTSTREWLGIIVGLAGIVLLNLGDLRATPLSAALLVLAPLCWTFGSQWSRRLPLPDGLMGAATEMLTGGAVLLVLSVVFGEHWRTPTASSVWALVYLIVFGSMLAYSAYMFLVAHTRPALATSYAYVNPLVAVLLGVGFGGEHLSALGWAALVVIMLGVALVILPVPGRSRAPRNDT from the coding sequence ATGACGGCCACGCCCAGCGCCCTTGCCCGCACCGCGCCCACCCCCCTCCTGATCGGCCTCGCCCTGGCCGTCGTGTACGTCGTCTGGGGCAGCACGTATTTCGGCATCAAGGTCGCCATCAGCAGCCTCCCGCCCCTCGGTATGCTCGCCCTCCGCTTCCTCGTGGCCGGCGCGGTCCTGTACGCCGTCCTCGTCGCGCGCGGCGCCCGCACCCCCAGCGCCCGCGAGTGGCGCAGCAGCCTGATCGTCGGCACCCTGCTGCTGGGCGGCGGCACCGGCCTCGTCACCCTCGCGGAACGCGAAGCGAGCAGCAGCGTCGCCGCCATGGTGATCGCCATCAGCCCACTGTTCGCCTCCCTATTCGCGCGCTTCTGGGGCGAGCGCACCTCCACGCGCGAGTGGCTCGGCATTATCGTCGGCCTGGCCGGCATCGTCCTGCTGAACCTCGGTGACCTGCGCGCCACCCCCCTCAGCGCCGCCCTGCTGGTGCTCGCGCCGCTCTGCTGGACGTTCGGCAGCCAGTGGTCGCGCCGCCTGCCCCTCCCGGACGGTCTGATGGGCGCCGCCACGGAAATGCTCACCGGCGGCGCTGTCCTGCTGGTGCTCAGCGTCGTGTTCGGCGAGCACTGGCGCACCCCCACCGCCAGCAGCGTGTGGGCACTGGTGTACCTGATCGTGTTCGGCAGCATGCTCGCGTACAGCGCGTACATGTTCCTCGTCGCGCACACCCGCCCCGCCCTCGCGACCAGCTACGCGTACGTGAACCCGCTTGTGGCGGTGCTGCTGGGCGTCGGCTTCGGCGGTGAGCACCTCTCGGCGCTCGGGTGGGCGGCGCTGGTGGTGATCATGCTCGGCGTGGCCCTCGTGATCCTGCCCGTACCCGGACGGTCCCGCGCGCCCCGCAACGACACCTGA
- the mqnC gene encoding cyclic dehypoxanthinyl futalosine synthase gives MTVPELKLSGASVLERAARGERLTHADVTALYDLPLPDVAAVAHELRTRRANPDVVTYLIDRNINYTNVCNVACNFCAFYRTKRQKDSYVLDYEQISAKIRELEAVGGTRILMQGGVNPDLPLDYYTGLLRHIKAHHPTIRIEAFSPEEVLFMERTFGLTLDALLDTLIEAGLDGLPGAGGEILEDEVRAKAAPARIRSEDWFRIIDAAQRKGLYTISTMVIGFGETYAQRAAHLLKIREQQDRGLGLYGNGFAGFAMWTLQTEHTRLHGKAPGASAYEYLQQLAIARIALDNVPNIQASWPAQGFKVAGAALYYGANDLGSTMLEENVVSAAGGHDRHRATERELIRIAHDAGFTPAQRNSFFQVIRYPDLMALGLVEAAVSAD, from the coding sequence ATGACCGTGCCCGAGCTGAAGTTGAGTGGCGCGAGCGTCCTGGAACGGGCCGCGCGCGGGGAGCGCCTCACGCACGCGGACGTGACCGCGCTGTACGACCTGCCCCTGCCGGACGTCGCCGCCGTCGCGCACGAGCTGCGGACGCGCCGCGCCAACCCCGACGTCGTCACGTACCTGATCGACCGGAACATCAACTACACCAACGTCTGCAACGTCGCGTGCAACTTCTGCGCGTTCTACCGCACCAAACGCCAGAAGGACAGCTACGTCCTCGACTACGAGCAGATCTCCGCGAAGATCCGCGAACTCGAAGCGGTCGGTGGGACGCGCATCCTGATGCAGGGCGGCGTGAACCCGGACCTGCCGCTGGACTACTACACGGGCCTGCTGCGCCACATCAAGGCGCACCACCCGACCATCCGCATCGAGGCGTTCAGCCCGGAGGAGGTGCTGTTCATGGAACGCACCTTCGGCCTGACCCTGGACGCCCTGCTCGACACGCTGATCGAGGCGGGCCTGGACGGCCTGCCCGGCGCGGGCGGCGAGATCCTCGAAGATGAGGTCCGCGCCAAGGCGGCGCCCGCGCGCATCCGCAGCGAGGACTGGTTCCGCATCATCGACGCGGCGCAGCGCAAGGGCCTGTACACAATCAGCACCATGGTGATCGGCTTCGGGGAGACGTACGCGCAGCGCGCCGCGCACCTCCTGAAGATCCGCGAGCAGCAGGACCGCGGCCTCGGCCTGTACGGGAACGGCTTCGCGGGCTTCGCGATGTGGACGTTGCAGACGGAGCACACGCGCCTGCACGGCAAGGCGCCGGGCGCGAGCGCGTACGAGTACCTGCAGCAGCTGGCCATTGCGCGCATCGCGCTGGACAACGTGCCGAACATCCAGGCGTCATGGCCGGCGCAGGGCTTCAAGGTTGCGGGCGCGGCGCTGTACTACGGCGCGAATGACCTGGGCAGCACCATGCTGGAGGAGAACGTCGTGTCGGCGGCGGGCGGCCATGATCGTCACCGCGCGACCGAACGCGAGTTGATCCGCATTGCGCACGACGCCGGGTTCACGCCCGCGCAACGCAACAGCTTCTTCCAGGTGATCCGCTACCCCGACCTGATGGCGTTGGGCCTGGTCGAAGCGGCCGTCAGCGCCGACTGA
- a CDS encoding Rieske 2Fe-2S domain-containing protein, giving the protein MPVTRRALLEKWWVLPVAATVGTFGWLGLRATRILTGKGKPGAPAFQAVPAVRVAALSALPGAWSSVNFRAGGRECVLLRLPSPTEDTVTVGGAHLAAFSRVCTHLGCAVNVMRDTEALAFSFNYRTDHPVLGCPCHFSVFDALERGQAVFGQALAPLPRVRLEARGSAVYATGLEPAPPLSS; this is encoded by the coding sequence AGAAGTGGTGGGTGCTGCCGGTCGCGGCGACCGTCGGCACCTTCGGGTGGCTGGGGCTGCGCGCCACGCGCATCCTGACGGGCAAGGGCAAACCGGGCGCGCCCGCCTTCCAGGCGGTCCCGGCGGTGCGCGTGGCCGCCCTGTCCGCGCTGCCAGGGGCGTGGTCGAGCGTGAACTTCCGCGCGGGCGGGCGTGAGTGCGTGCTGCTGCGCCTCCCCTCCCCCACCGAGGACACCGTCACGGTGGGCGGCGCGCACCTCGCGGCGTTCAGCCGCGTGTGCACGCACCTGGGCTGCGCCGTGAACGTTATGCGGGACACGGAGGCGCTCGCGTTCAGCTTCAACTACCGCACGGACCACCCGGTGCTGGGCTGCCCGTGTCACTTCAGCGTGTTCGACGCGCTGGAACGCGGGCAGGCGGTGTTCGGGCAGGCGCTCGCGCCGCTGCCGCGCGTGCGCCTCGAAGCGCGCGGCAGCGCGGTATACGCCACGGGCCTCGAGCCGGCCCCGCCGCTGAGCAGCTGA